One part of the Eschrichtius robustus isolate mEscRob2 unplaced genomic scaffold, mEscRob2.pri scaffold_350, whole genome shotgun sequence genome encodes these proteins:
- the LOC137757776 gene encoding LOW QUALITY PROTEIN: heat shock transcription factor, Y-linked-like (The sequence of the model RefSeq protein was modified relative to this genomic sequence to represent the inferred CDS: inserted 2 bases in 1 codon), with amino-acid sequence MVGCCWACSEVSWHTCYQHLGQVAHISSEIQYVSPRDVPAGSETSIRSPWFDHTFTGYSVLRSMIEEYEFQALYEGFLIKRPHYIFCVSELDEDNDFLSLTIPRKLWKIVGRDQYMSISWDEHGSSIVINEELFKKEVLGRKAPFRIFDTGSMKXLFQQLHFYGFSKVRQNFQKSATLADFLKEENNSPY; translated from the exons ATGGTTGGCTGCTGCTGGGCCTGCAGTGAGGTTAGCTGGCACACCTGTTACCAGCACCTTGGACAG gtgGCACATATTTCTTCAGAAATTCAATATGTGTCTCCTAGAGATGTACCAGCTGGTTCAGAAACTTCCATTAGATCTCCATGGTTTGATCACACATTCACTGGGTATTCGGTCTTAAGATCTATGATTGAAGAATATGAATTTCAGGCTTTGTATGAAGGATTCTTGATTAAAAGACCACATTACATATTTTGTGTCTCTGAACTCGATGAAGataatgattttctttctctcaccATTCCCAGAAAGCTTTGGAAAATAGTTGGACGTGATCAATATATGTCCATTTCGTGGGATGAACATGGATC TTCTATAGTGATTAATGAAGAACTCTTCAAGAAAGAAGTTTTGGGTAGAAAGGCCCCTTTCAGAATATTTGATACTGGGAGTATGAA TTTATTTCAACAGCTTCACTTTTATGGGTTTAGTAAAGTGCGACAGAACTTTCAAAAATCTGCTACTTTGGCTGactttcttaaagaagaaaacaattctCCATATTAa